In Prunus dulcis chromosome 1, ALMONDv2, whole genome shotgun sequence, the following are encoded in one genomic region:
- the LOC117616232 gene encoding uncharacterized protein LOC117616232, which produces MDPCPFVRVTVGNLALKIPVASKPARSVVHPSSAPCFCKIKLNNLPPQNAVVPCLPPEAQTLDNAAQANGVAATFHLSKSDLDRVGSKSIFAPKLCLKISIYTGRRGSTCGVNSGRLLGRVSVPLDLAGTESKPSVFHNGWVSVGKGVLKGVFSAQTQFHLNVKAEPDPRFVFQFDGEPECSPQVFQIQGNIRQPVFTCKFSFRSTGDRGTQRSRSLHLDHGNSRSWLGSFGSERERPGKERKGWSITVHDLSGSPVAAASMVTPFVASPGSDRVSRSNPGSWLILRPGDNTWKPWGRLEAWRERGGSDGLGYRFELIPDTSGAGIVLAESTLSLNKGGKFVLDLGSGSGTRPVPNSPGCSPRGSGDFGYGLWPYCLYRGFVMSAKVEGEGRCSKPAVEVSVQHVNCTEDAAAYVALAAAVDLSMDACRLFSQRLRKELCQDSDLLR; this is translated from the exons ATGGATCCCTGCCCATTCGTGCGGGTCACAGTGGGCAATCTGGCTCTCAAGATCCCAGTCGCTTCCAAGCCCGCCCGCTCCGTCGTCCACCCTTCCTCAGCACCATGCTTCTGCAAGATCAAGCTCAACAACCTCCCCCCTCAAAACGCCGTCGTTCCCTGTCTCCCGCCTGAGGCCCAAACCCTCGACAACGCCGCTCAGGCAAACGGCGTCGCCGCTACTTTCCACCTTAGCAAGTCGGATCTGGACCGGGTCGGGTCCAAGTCCATATTCGCCCCCAAGCTCTGCCTCAAAATCTCGATATACACGGGTCGCAGAGGCAGCACCTGCGGCGTCAATTCCGGAAGGCTGTTGGGTCGGGTTTCCGTGCCGCTGGATCTGGCGGGAACCGAGTCCAAGCCCAGTGTGTTCCACAACGGGTGGGTCTCCGTCGGGAAAGGCGTCCTCAAAGGCGTGTTCTCGGCCCAGACCCAGTTCCATTTGAATGTTAAGGCCGAACCCGACCCGAGATTCGTTTTCCAGTTCGACGGAGAACCCGAATGTAGCCCACAAGTGTTTCAAATCCAAGGCAACATTCGGCAGCCCGTCTTCACCTGCAAATTCAGCTTCAGAAGCACCGGCGACCGAGGCACTCAAAGATCCAG GTCTTTACATTTGGACCACGGCAACTCTCGAAGCTGGTTAGGCTCGTTTGGGAGCGAGAGAGAGCGACCGGGGAAGGAGCGAAAGGGCTGGTCCATAACGGTCCACGACCTCTCCGGCTCGCCCGTAGCCGCAGCCTCGATGGTCACACCCTTCGTGGCTTCACCCGGTTCGGACCGGGTCAGCCGGTCTAACCCGGGATCCTGGCTCATCCTCCGACCCGGCGACAACACGTGGAAACCGTGGGGCCGCCTCGAGGCCTGGCGCGAAAGAGGCGGCTCCGACGGCCTCGGGTACCGCTTCGAACTCATTCCCGACACCAGCGGTGCCGGCATTGTGTTGGCCGAGTCCACTCTCAGCTTAAACAAGGGCGGGAAATTCGTACTGGATCTGGGTTCGGGTTCCGGTACCCGACCCGTCCCAAACTCTCCGGGTTGCAGCCCGCGGGGCAGCGGGGATTTCGGGTACGGGTTGTGGCCCTATTGCTTGTACAGAGGTTTTGTGATGTCGGCGAAGGTTGAGGGTGAGGGCAGGTGCAGCAAGCCTGCGGTGGAGGTGAGCGTGCAGCACGTGAACTGTACGGAGGACGCCGCGGCTTACGTGGCGTTGGCCGCTGCCGTTGATCTGAGCATGGACGCCTGCAGGCTTTTCTCTCAACGGCTGAGGAAGGAGCTATGTCAGGACTCGGACCTGCTCCGATGA
- the LOC117636152 gene encoding alcohol dehydrogenase-like 7 isoform X1: protein MAAMDDEKLPSESRGKPIRCRAAVSRKPGEPLVIEEIMVAPPMPHEVRIRIICTSLCHSDLSFWKMKEFPAIFPRILGHEAIGVVESVGEDVNEVTEGDTVIPTFMSECGECADCKSTRSNLCAKFPRPSNFMPRYGTSRFTDLSGEVLYHFLSVSSFTEYTVVDIAHITKIDPEIPPSKACLLSCGVSTGVGAAWRTANVEKGSTVSIFGLGSIGLAVAEGARLCGAARIIGVDVNRDKFEIGKKFGLTDFVDPANCENNSVSEQVIKEMTGGGADYCFECVGLISLVQEAYACCRKGWGKTVVLGMDKPGSQVTVPSLDIICGKTLTGSLFGGLKPKSDIAVLINRYKDKELQLDEFVTHEIRFEEINKAFDLLIEGKCLRCVIYMTNE from the exons ATGGCCGCTATGGATGATGAGAAATTGCCAAGTGAAAGCCGAGGGAAGCCTATTCGATGCAGAG CTGCTGTGAGTCGCAAACCAGGTGAGCCTCTAGTGATCGAAGAGATCATGGTGGCACCCCCGATGCCTCATGAAGTCCGTATTCGAATTATATGTACCTCTCTGTGTCACAGCGATCTCTCCTTCTGGAAAATGAAG GAGTTCCCTGCAATTTTCCCAAGAATTCTTGGTCACGAAGCTATTGG GGTTGTGGAGAGTGTTGGGGAGGATGTCAATGAGGTGACTGAGGGAGATACCGTCATCCCAACATTCATGTCAGAATGTGGAGAGTGTGCAGATTGTAAATCGACAAGGAGCAACCTATGTGCAAAATTCCCCAGGCCCTCAAATTTTATGCCAAGATACGGGACGAGCAGATTCACAGACCTCAGTGGGGAGGTTTTATACCATTTCCTCTCCGTGTCTAGTTTTACTGAGTATACAGTGGTAGACATAGCCCATATCACAAAAATTGACCCTGAAATACCACCAAGCAAGGCCTGCCTCCTGAGCTGTGGAGTATCGACCG GAGTTGGTGCTGCTTGGAGAACAGCAAATGTGGAGAAGGGATCAACTGTTTCTATATTTGGGCTGGGTTCAATTGGATTAGCT GTCGCGGAGGGAGCAAGACTTTGTGGAGCAGCTAGAATTATTGGCGTGGATGTGAACCGagacaaatttgaaattg GAAAAAAGTTTGGGCTCACTGACTTTGTCGACCCTGCGAATTGTGAGAACAATTCTGTGAGCGAG CAGGTGATCAAGGAAATGACTGGCGGGGGTGCAGACTATTGCTTTGAATGTGTTGGGCTGATATCACTGGTGCAAGAAGCTTACGCTTGCTGCCGAAAg GGTTGGGGAAAAACAGTTGTTTTAGGCATGGACAAGCCGGGCTCACAGGTGACCGTTCCCTCTCTTGATATCATTTGTGGCAAAACCCTCACGGGATCCTTATTTGGAGGACTCAAACCTAAATCTGATATCGCTGTCCTCATCAATCGATACAAGGACAAG GAACTACAACTTGATGAGTTTGTGACACACGAGATCAGGTTTGAAGAAATCAACAAAGCTTTTGATTTACTCATTGAAGGGAAATGTCTCCGATGTGTAATCTATATGACAAATGAATAA
- the LOC117636152 gene encoding alcohol dehydrogenase-like 7 isoform X2 — protein sequence MAAMDDEKLPSESRGKPIRCRAAVSRKPGEPLVIEEIMVAPPMPHEVRIRIICTSLCHSDLSFWKMKEFPAIFPRILGHEAIGVVESVGEDVNEVTEGDTVIPTFMSECGECADCKSTRSNLCAKFPRPSNFMPRYGTSRFTDLSGEVLYHFLSVSSFTEYTVVDIAHITKIDPEIPPSKACLLSCGVSTGVGAAWRTANVEKGSTVSIFGLGSIGLAVAEGARLCGAARIIGVDVNRDKFEIGKKFGLTDFVDPANCENNSVSEVIKEMTGGGADYCFECVGLISLVQEAYACCRKGWGKTVVLGMDKPGSQVTVPSLDIICGKTLTGSLFGGLKPKSDIAVLINRYKDKELQLDEFVTHEIRFEEINKAFDLLIEGKCLRCVIYMTNE from the exons ATGGCCGCTATGGATGATGAGAAATTGCCAAGTGAAAGCCGAGGGAAGCCTATTCGATGCAGAG CTGCTGTGAGTCGCAAACCAGGTGAGCCTCTAGTGATCGAAGAGATCATGGTGGCACCCCCGATGCCTCATGAAGTCCGTATTCGAATTATATGTACCTCTCTGTGTCACAGCGATCTCTCCTTCTGGAAAATGAAG GAGTTCCCTGCAATTTTCCCAAGAATTCTTGGTCACGAAGCTATTGG GGTTGTGGAGAGTGTTGGGGAGGATGTCAATGAGGTGACTGAGGGAGATACCGTCATCCCAACATTCATGTCAGAATGTGGAGAGTGTGCAGATTGTAAATCGACAAGGAGCAACCTATGTGCAAAATTCCCCAGGCCCTCAAATTTTATGCCAAGATACGGGACGAGCAGATTCACAGACCTCAGTGGGGAGGTTTTATACCATTTCCTCTCCGTGTCTAGTTTTACTGAGTATACAGTGGTAGACATAGCCCATATCACAAAAATTGACCCTGAAATACCACCAAGCAAGGCCTGCCTCCTGAGCTGTGGAGTATCGACCG GAGTTGGTGCTGCTTGGAGAACAGCAAATGTGGAGAAGGGATCAACTGTTTCTATATTTGGGCTGGGTTCAATTGGATTAGCT GTCGCGGAGGGAGCAAGACTTTGTGGAGCAGCTAGAATTATTGGCGTGGATGTGAACCGagacaaatttgaaattg GAAAAAAGTTTGGGCTCACTGACTTTGTCGACCCTGCGAATTGTGAGAACAATTCTGTGAGCGAG GTGATCAAGGAAATGACTGGCGGGGGTGCAGACTATTGCTTTGAATGTGTTGGGCTGATATCACTGGTGCAAGAAGCTTACGCTTGCTGCCGAAAg GGTTGGGGAAAAACAGTTGTTTTAGGCATGGACAAGCCGGGCTCACAGGTGACCGTTCCCTCTCTTGATATCATTTGTGGCAAAACCCTCACGGGATCCTTATTTGGAGGACTCAAACCTAAATCTGATATCGCTGTCCTCATCAATCGATACAAGGACAAG GAACTACAACTTGATGAGTTTGTGACACACGAGATCAGGTTTGAAGAAATCAACAAAGCTTTTGATTTACTCATTGAAGGGAAATGTCTCCGATGTGTAATCTATATGACAAATGAATAA